From a single Methylacidiphilum kamchatkense Kam1 genomic region:
- a CDS encoding Rne/Rng family ribonuclease produces MIFDRIRRLVRHSNKRSNKEIAISCEPLERRVALLEDGLLEEFAIERGSQKEIASNIYKGRVNNVDLGLKALFVDIGIGKNAFLHFWDAIPAALDVGVELFERKGTKSKVRPIRAEDIPNIYPPGSEVVVQVTKGPIGTKGPRVTTNITLAGRYLVLMPFNEQFGISRKIEDPKERVRLRKILNELRIPEGMGLIIRTVGEGQKTRYFIRDLAILLQKWNEIERKMKEYPAPVLLYMEPDLIERTVRDFLTDDVEKIYVDNEQEVKRIKDLVAAISKRSQRKIIYYNEPIPLFEKLNIERQIDTAFMRKVELPSGGYIIIDETEALVAIDVNTGKAKMGKDQDNTILKTNIEAAKEISRQLRLRNIGGLVVIDFIDMKSRKEQHQVFEQLKECIRKDRAKINVLPISAFGLVEMTRQRVQESIWHSLYIPCPHCHGRGMVKSPETMSIEIQRAINRVIRLHPEVKELRVILNSDVLDRLKSEDEELLVDLERRMQGKLYFRTDPRINYEEFKIQNAITGEDIT; encoded by the coding sequence ATGATTTTCGATCGCATTCGTCGTCTAGTTCGGCATTCAAACAAAAGATCCAACAAAGAAATTGCCATAAGTTGTGAGCCCCTTGAAAGGCGGGTGGCCTTACTGGAAGATGGCCTTCTCGAGGAGTTCGCCATTGAAAGAGGAAGCCAAAAGGAGATCGCTTCAAATATCTATAAAGGCAGAGTAAACAATGTGGATCTAGGACTCAAAGCCCTTTTTGTGGATATTGGGATTGGGAAAAATGCCTTTTTGCATTTTTGGGATGCGATTCCTGCGGCTCTTGATGTGGGCGTAGAACTTTTCGAAAGAAAAGGCACAAAGTCAAAGGTGCGCCCTATCCGTGCTGAAGATATTCCTAATATTTATCCACCTGGCTCCGAAGTTGTCGTACAAGTCACAAAAGGCCCCATCGGTACAAAAGGACCGCGGGTCACGACGAACATAACCCTTGCTGGCAGATACCTTGTGTTGATGCCTTTTAATGAACAGTTCGGCATTTCGAGGAAAATCGAAGACCCCAAGGAGCGAGTACGACTCAGGAAAATCTTAAACGAACTGCGTATTCCAGAAGGCATGGGATTGATCATAAGAACAGTCGGAGAAGGTCAAAAGACACGGTATTTTATCAGGGATTTGGCTATTCTTCTCCAAAAATGGAATGAAATAGAAAGAAAAATGAAGGAATACCCCGCCCCTGTCTTACTTTATATGGAACCTGATCTCATTGAACGAACGGTTAGGGATTTCCTGACAGATGACGTCGAAAAGATTTATGTCGACAACGAGCAGGAAGTCAAGCGGATAAAAGACCTAGTCGCAGCGATTTCCAAGAGATCCCAAAGGAAAATCATCTATTATAACGAACCCATTCCGCTTTTTGAAAAATTAAACATCGAACGACAAATCGACACCGCTTTTATGCGTAAGGTAGAACTGCCCAGTGGCGGATATATTATCATTGATGAGACCGAAGCTCTTGTGGCTATAGATGTGAACACAGGGAAAGCAAAAATGGGGAAAGATCAGGATAATACTATTCTTAAGACCAACATCGAAGCTGCCAAAGAAATATCCAGACAACTTCGCCTTCGGAACATTGGGGGGTTGGTTGTCATCGATTTCATCGACATGAAATCTCGCAAAGAACAGCATCAAGTCTTTGAACAGCTAAAAGAATGCATTAGGAAGGATAGAGCAAAAATAAATGTTCTGCCGATTTCCGCATTTGGTCTTGTAGAAATGACAAGGCAAAGGGTTCAAGAAAGCATTTGGCATTCCCTTTATATTCCCTGCCCGCATTGTCATGGCAGAGGAATGGTCAAATCACCAGAGACCATGAGCATTGAAATCCAAAGGGCCATTAATAGGGTTATCAGGTTGCATCCGGAAGTAAAAGAGCTACGGGTGATTTTAAACAGTGATGTGTTAGATCGATTGAAATCAGAAGATGAAGAACTGCTTGTAGACTTAGAGAGAAGAATGCAAGGAAAACTCTATTTTCGAACAGATCCTCGGATCAATTATGAAGAGTTTAAAATTCAAAACGCTATCACTGGGGAAGATATTACCTGA
- the serS gene encoding serine--tRNA ligase — protein sequence MLDINLIRHNLLETKLKLSSRAKGLAPLVDEIYALDSKKRSLQAEIEKWRALRNKQSKEIGLKKLQGEKVEEEFVALKEIGSKIEEKEKELANLETQLNALLLSLPNLPHESVPCGGSEANLVVRTWGEPPQLNFPLKTHWELGKELGILDLERSAKLSGSGFSLFLGKGAKLQRALIHFMLEMHTQNHGYKEVWPPYLVREACMMGTGHLPKFANDMYSINNDGLYLIPTGEVPLTNLHREEILPESSLPLRYVAYTPCFRLEAGSAGKDTRGILRLHQFDKVELVQITKPEDSYGALEEMVKHAENVLQALNLCYRVVLLASEDMGFGAAKCYDIEVWAAGIQNWLEISSVSNLENFQARRMNLRYKSSSGKNILCHTLNGSGTALPRLVAAILENNQKEDGRVLIPEKIRAYFGEECL from the coding sequence ATGTTGGATATCAATCTCATTAGGCATAATCTTTTAGAAACTAAACTCAAGCTTTCCTCTCGCGCCAAGGGATTGGCTCCCCTCGTAGATGAGATCTATGCCCTCGATTCTAAGAAACGAAGTCTACAGGCTGAAATCGAAAAATGGCGTGCTTTAAGAAACAAACAAAGTAAAGAAATAGGTTTAAAAAAACTGCAGGGAGAAAAAGTCGAAGAGGAGTTTGTAGCCTTAAAAGAAATTGGTTCTAAAATTGAAGAAAAGGAAAAAGAGCTTGCGAATTTAGAAACCCAGCTCAATGCCCTGCTTCTTTCTCTGCCTAACCTTCCCCATGAATCTGTTCCATGCGGTGGCAGTGAAGCCAACCTAGTCGTAAGAACTTGGGGAGAACCACCCCAACTTAACTTTCCCTTGAAAACGCACTGGGAATTAGGCAAAGAACTTGGAATACTGGACTTAGAAAGAAGTGCAAAACTCTCTGGGAGCGGTTTTTCTCTTTTTTTAGGCAAGGGGGCCAAGTTACAAAGGGCTCTTATCCATTTCATGCTTGAAATGCATACTCAAAACCACGGGTATAAAGAAGTGTGGCCTCCTTATTTGGTGAGAGAAGCCTGTATGATGGGAACAGGCCATCTGCCAAAATTTGCCAATGATATGTATTCGATCAATAATGATGGCCTCTATCTAATTCCTACTGGCGAGGTCCCTTTAACCAATTTACATAGAGAAGAAATCTTGCCTGAATCTTCTCTGCCTTTACGCTATGTGGCTTATACTCCTTGTTTTCGGTTAGAAGCTGGTAGCGCAGGAAAAGACACAAGAGGGATACTACGGCTCCATCAATTCGACAAAGTCGAGCTGGTGCAGATTACCAAACCGGAGGATTCTTATGGAGCTTTAGAAGAAATGGTCAAGCATGCCGAAAACGTGCTCCAAGCTTTGAACCTTTGCTACCGGGTCGTATTACTTGCTTCTGAAGACATGGGCTTTGGAGCAGCCAAATGCTATGATATAGAAGTTTGGGCTGCTGGTATTCAAAACTGGCTTGAAATATCTTCGGTGAGCAATTTGGAAAATTTCCAAGCTAGAAGAATGAACTTAAGATACAAATCCTCCAGTGGCAAAAATATATTGTGCCATACTTTAAATGGATCTGGCACAGCGCTCCCAAGGCTTGTAGCAGCTATTTTAGAAAACAATCAAAAAGAAGACGGCCGGGTGTTGATTCCAGAAAAAATTAGGGCTTATTTTGGAGAAGAATGTTTATGA